A single genomic interval of Balaenoptera musculus isolate JJ_BM4_2016_0621 chromosome 14, mBalMus1.pri.v3, whole genome shotgun sequence harbors:
- the VPS33A gene encoding vacuolar protein sorting-associated protein 33A isoform X1, translating into MATHLSYGRVNLNVLREAVRRELREFLDKCAGSKAIVWDEYLTGPFGLIAQYSLLKEHEVEKMFTLKGSRLPAADVKNIIFVVRPRLELMDIISENVLSEDRRGPARDFHILFVPRRSLLCEQRLKDLGVLGSFIHREEYSLDLIPFDGDLLSMESEGAFKECYLESDQTSLYHAAKGLMTLQALYGTIPQIFGKGECARQVANMMIRMKREFTGSQNSIFPVFDNLLLLDRNVDLLTPLATQLTYEGLIDEIYGIQNSYVKLPPEKFAPKKQGDGGKDLPTEAKKLQLNSAEELYAEIRDKNFNAVGSVLSKKAKVISAAFEERHNAKTVGEIKQFVSQLPHMQAARGSLANHTSIAELIKDVTTSEDFFDKLTVEQEFMSGIDTDKVNSYIEDCIAQKHPLIKVLRLVCLQSVCNSGLKQKVLDYYKREILQTYGYEHILTLHNLEKTGLLKPQTGGRNTYPTIRKTLRLWMDDVNEQNPTDISYVYSGYAPLSVRLAQLLSRPGWRSIEEVLRILPGPHFEERQPLPTGLQKKRQPGENRVTLIFFLGGVTFAEIAALRFLSQLEDGGTEYVIATTKLINGASWIESLMEKPF; encoded by the exons ATGGCGACGCACCTGTCCTACGGGCGAGTGAACCTGAACGTGCTGCGCGAGGCGGTGCGTCGCGAGCTGCGCGAGTTTCTGGACAAGTGCGCGGGAAGCAAG GCAATAGTTTGGGATGAGTACCTCACAGGACCATTTGGCCTGATTGCACAGTATTCACTACTGAAG gAACATGAAGTGGAAAAAATGTTCACGCTTAAAGGAAGTCGTTTGCCAGCAGCTGATGTCaagaatattatttttgttgtcaGACCCAGGCTAGAATTGATGGATATAATCTCTGAAAATGTGCTCAG TGAAGACAGACGTGGCCCAGCAAGAGatttccacattttgtttgtgCCACGACGTAGCTTATTGTGCGAACAGCGGTTGAAGGATCTAGGTGTTTTGGGATCCTTTATTCATAGGGAGGAGTACAGCCTAGATCTCATTCCATTTGATGGGGATCTCTTATCCATGGAATCAGAGGGTGCATTCAAA GAGTGCTACCTGGAGAGCGACCAGACCAGCCTGTACCACGCAGCCAAGGGGCTGATGACCCTGCAAGCTCTGTACGGGACGATCCCCCAGATCTTTGGGAAAGGAGAGTGCGCCCGG CAAGTGGCCAATATGATGATCAGGATGAAGAGAGAGTTTACAGGGAGCCAGAATTCAATATTCCCTGTTTTTGATAATCTCTTGTTGCTCGATCGGAATGTGGATTTGTTAACGCCTCTTGCCACTCAGCTTACATATGAAGGACTCATTGATGAAATTTATGGCATTCAGAACA GTTACGTGAAATTACCTCCGGAGAAATTTGCACCTAAGAAACAGGGCGATGGTGGTAAGGACCTTCCCACGGAAGCAAAGAAGCTTCAGCTGAATTCTGCGGAGGAGCTGTATGCTGAGATCCGAGATAAAAACTTCAATGCAGTGGGCTCCGTGCTTAGCAAGAAAGCAAAGGTGATCTCTGCAGCGTTCGAG GAGAGGCACAACGCCAAGACCGTTGGGGAGATCAAGCAGTTCGTTTCGCAGCTGCCCCACATGCAGGCAGCAAGGGGCTCCCTCGCAAACCACACCTCGATTGCAGAGCTAATCAAAGATGTCACTA CTTCTGAAGACTTCTTTGATAAATTAACAGTGGAGCAGGAGTTTATGTCTGGAATAGACACTGATAAG GTCAACAGTTACATTGAGGATTGTATTGCCCAAAAACATCCGCTGATCAAGGTGTTAAGACTAGTTTGCCTCCAATCCGTGTGCAATAGTGGACTCAAACAAAAAGTTTTGGATTATTACAAAAGAGAAATCCTGCAG ACATACGGCTATGAGCACATATTGACCTTGCACAACCTAGAGAAGACTGGCCTGCTGAAACCACAGACGGGGGGCAGAAACACTTACCCAACCATCCGGAAAACGTTACGCCTCTGGATGGACGATGTAAACGAGCAA AATCCCACGGACATATCGTACGTGTACAGTGGTTATGCCCCTCTCAGCGTGCGCCTGGCCCAGCTGCTTTCCCGGCCTGGCTGGCGGAGTATTGAGGAAGTTCTGCGCATTCTCCCAGGGCCCCACTTTGAGGAGCGGCAGCCGTTGCCCACAGGGCTGCAAAAGAAAC gaCAACCGGGAGAAAACCGAGTCACTCTGATATTTTTCCTCGGGGGTGTAACCTTTGCTGAAATTGCTGCCCTGCGATTTCTTTCCCAGCTGGAAGATGGAGGTACAGAATATGTCATCGCCACCACTAAGCTAATAAACGGGGCCAGCTGGATAGAGTCGCTAATGGAAAAACCTTTCTAG
- the VPS33A gene encoding vacuolar protein sorting-associated protein 33A isoform X2 — MATHLSYGRVNLNVLREAVRRELREFLDKCAGSKAIVWDEYLTGPFGLIAQYSLLKEHEVEKMFTLKGSRLPAADVKNIIFVVRPRLELMDIISENVLSEDRRGPARDFHILFVPRRSLLCEQRLKDLGVLGSFIHREEYSLDLIPFDGDLLSMESEGAFKECYLESDQTSLYHAAKGLMTLQALYGTIPQIFGKGECARQVANMMIRMKREFTGSQNSIFPVFDNLLLLDRNVDLLTPLATQLTYEGLIDEIYGIQNSYVKLPPEKFAPKKQGDGGKDLPTEAKKLQLNSAEELYAEIRDKNFNAVGSVLSKKAKVISAAFEERHNAKTVGEIKQFVSQLPHMQAARGSLANHTSIAELIKDVTTSEDFFDKLTVEQEFMSGIDTDKVNSYIEDCIAQKHPLIKVLRLVCLQSVCNSGLKQKVLDYYKREILQTYGYEHILTLHNLEKTGLLKPQTGGRNTYPTIRKTLRLWMDDVNEQNPTDISYVYSGYAPLSVRLAQLLSRPGWRSIEEVLRILPGPHFEERQPLPTGLQKKRQPGENRVTLIFFLGGVTFAEIAALRFLSQLEDGGRSKETYR, encoded by the exons ATGGCGACGCACCTGTCCTACGGGCGAGTGAACCTGAACGTGCTGCGCGAGGCGGTGCGTCGCGAGCTGCGCGAGTTTCTGGACAAGTGCGCGGGAAGCAAG GCAATAGTTTGGGATGAGTACCTCACAGGACCATTTGGCCTGATTGCACAGTATTCACTACTGAAG gAACATGAAGTGGAAAAAATGTTCACGCTTAAAGGAAGTCGTTTGCCAGCAGCTGATGTCaagaatattatttttgttgtcaGACCCAGGCTAGAATTGATGGATATAATCTCTGAAAATGTGCTCAG TGAAGACAGACGTGGCCCAGCAAGAGatttccacattttgtttgtgCCACGACGTAGCTTATTGTGCGAACAGCGGTTGAAGGATCTAGGTGTTTTGGGATCCTTTATTCATAGGGAGGAGTACAGCCTAGATCTCATTCCATTTGATGGGGATCTCTTATCCATGGAATCAGAGGGTGCATTCAAA GAGTGCTACCTGGAGAGCGACCAGACCAGCCTGTACCACGCAGCCAAGGGGCTGATGACCCTGCAAGCTCTGTACGGGACGATCCCCCAGATCTTTGGGAAAGGAGAGTGCGCCCGG CAAGTGGCCAATATGATGATCAGGATGAAGAGAGAGTTTACAGGGAGCCAGAATTCAATATTCCCTGTTTTTGATAATCTCTTGTTGCTCGATCGGAATGTGGATTTGTTAACGCCTCTTGCCACTCAGCTTACATATGAAGGACTCATTGATGAAATTTATGGCATTCAGAACA GTTACGTGAAATTACCTCCGGAGAAATTTGCACCTAAGAAACAGGGCGATGGTGGTAAGGACCTTCCCACGGAAGCAAAGAAGCTTCAGCTGAATTCTGCGGAGGAGCTGTATGCTGAGATCCGAGATAAAAACTTCAATGCAGTGGGCTCCGTGCTTAGCAAGAAAGCAAAGGTGATCTCTGCAGCGTTCGAG GAGAGGCACAACGCCAAGACCGTTGGGGAGATCAAGCAGTTCGTTTCGCAGCTGCCCCACATGCAGGCAGCAAGGGGCTCCCTCGCAAACCACACCTCGATTGCAGAGCTAATCAAAGATGTCACTA CTTCTGAAGACTTCTTTGATAAATTAACAGTGGAGCAGGAGTTTATGTCTGGAATAGACACTGATAAG GTCAACAGTTACATTGAGGATTGTATTGCCCAAAAACATCCGCTGATCAAGGTGTTAAGACTAGTTTGCCTCCAATCCGTGTGCAATAGTGGACTCAAACAAAAAGTTTTGGATTATTACAAAAGAGAAATCCTGCAG ACATACGGCTATGAGCACATATTGACCTTGCACAACCTAGAGAAGACTGGCCTGCTGAAACCACAGACGGGGGGCAGAAACACTTACCCAACCATCCGGAAAACGTTACGCCTCTGGATGGACGATGTAAACGAGCAA AATCCCACGGACATATCGTACGTGTACAGTGGTTATGCCCCTCTCAGCGTGCGCCTGGCCCAGCTGCTTTCCCGGCCTGGCTGGCGGAGTATTGAGGAAGTTCTGCGCATTCTCCCAGGGCCCCACTTTGAGGAGCGGCAGCCGTTGCCCACAGGGCTGCAAAAGAAAC gaCAACCGGGAGAAAACCGAGTCACTCTGATATTTTTCCTCGGGGGTGTAACCTTTGCTGAAATTGCTGCCCTGCGATTTCTTTCCCAGCTGGAAGATGGAG GGCGTTCAAAGGAGACTTACCGGTGA
- the VPS33A gene encoding vacuolar protein sorting-associated protein 33A isoform X3, with the protein MATHLSYGRVNLNVLREAVRRELREFLDKCAGSKAIVWDEYLTGPFGLIAQYSLLKECYLESDQTSLYHAAKGLMTLQALYGTIPQIFGKGECARQVANMMIRMKREFTGSQNSIFPVFDNLLLLDRNVDLLTPLATQLTYEGLIDEIYGIQNSYVKLPPEKFAPKKQGDGGKDLPTEAKKLQLNSAEELYAEIRDKNFNAVGSVLSKKAKVISAAFEERHNAKTVGEIKQFVSQLPHMQAARGSLANHTSIAELIKDVTTSEDFFDKLTVEQEFMSGIDTDKVNSYIEDCIAQKHPLIKVLRLVCLQSVCNSGLKQKVLDYYKREILQTYGYEHILTLHNLEKTGLLKPQTGGRNTYPTIRKTLRLWMDDVNEQNPTDISYVYSGYAPLSVRLAQLLSRPGWRSIEEVLRILPGPHFEERQPLPTGLQKKRQPGENRVTLIFFLGGVTFAEIAALRFLSQLEDGGTEYVIATTKLINGASWIESLMEKPF; encoded by the exons ATGGCGACGCACCTGTCCTACGGGCGAGTGAACCTGAACGTGCTGCGCGAGGCGGTGCGTCGCGAGCTGCGCGAGTTTCTGGACAAGTGCGCGGGAAGCAAG GCAATAGTTTGGGATGAGTACCTCACAGGACCATTTGGCCTGATTGCACAGTATTCACTACTGAAG GAGTGCTACCTGGAGAGCGACCAGACCAGCCTGTACCACGCAGCCAAGGGGCTGATGACCCTGCAAGCTCTGTACGGGACGATCCCCCAGATCTTTGGGAAAGGAGAGTGCGCCCGG CAAGTGGCCAATATGATGATCAGGATGAAGAGAGAGTTTACAGGGAGCCAGAATTCAATATTCCCTGTTTTTGATAATCTCTTGTTGCTCGATCGGAATGTGGATTTGTTAACGCCTCTTGCCACTCAGCTTACATATGAAGGACTCATTGATGAAATTTATGGCATTCAGAACA GTTACGTGAAATTACCTCCGGAGAAATTTGCACCTAAGAAACAGGGCGATGGTGGTAAGGACCTTCCCACGGAAGCAAAGAAGCTTCAGCTGAATTCTGCGGAGGAGCTGTATGCTGAGATCCGAGATAAAAACTTCAATGCAGTGGGCTCCGTGCTTAGCAAGAAAGCAAAGGTGATCTCTGCAGCGTTCGAG GAGAGGCACAACGCCAAGACCGTTGGGGAGATCAAGCAGTTCGTTTCGCAGCTGCCCCACATGCAGGCAGCAAGGGGCTCCCTCGCAAACCACACCTCGATTGCAGAGCTAATCAAAGATGTCACTA CTTCTGAAGACTTCTTTGATAAATTAACAGTGGAGCAGGAGTTTATGTCTGGAATAGACACTGATAAG GTCAACAGTTACATTGAGGATTGTATTGCCCAAAAACATCCGCTGATCAAGGTGTTAAGACTAGTTTGCCTCCAATCCGTGTGCAATAGTGGACTCAAACAAAAAGTTTTGGATTATTACAAAAGAGAAATCCTGCAG ACATACGGCTATGAGCACATATTGACCTTGCACAACCTAGAGAAGACTGGCCTGCTGAAACCACAGACGGGGGGCAGAAACACTTACCCAACCATCCGGAAAACGTTACGCCTCTGGATGGACGATGTAAACGAGCAA AATCCCACGGACATATCGTACGTGTACAGTGGTTATGCCCCTCTCAGCGTGCGCCTGGCCCAGCTGCTTTCCCGGCCTGGCTGGCGGAGTATTGAGGAAGTTCTGCGCATTCTCCCAGGGCCCCACTTTGAGGAGCGGCAGCCGTTGCCCACAGGGCTGCAAAAGAAAC gaCAACCGGGAGAAAACCGAGTCACTCTGATATTTTTCCTCGGGGGTGTAACCTTTGCTGAAATTGCTGCCCTGCGATTTCTTTCCCAGCTGGAAGATGGAGGTACAGAATATGTCATCGCCACCACTAAGCTAATAAACGGGGCCAGCTGGATAGAGTCGCTAATGGAAAAACCTTTCTAG